In one window of Amblyomma americanum isolate KBUSLIRL-KWMA chromosome 9, ASM5285725v1, whole genome shotgun sequence DNA:
- the LOC144105210 gene encoding translocator protein-like, which produces MKFLSAEVLRIYAKSQESGLSTDSAGKIGQCGLKCRVIIPLKKYSVPVAISVVPNLGGAVCSMYLRKEYRHWYENLRKPSWCPRHWLFFPMFNVCYACMGLSSYMVYANNGFEGPAKTALQIYGTQMVLAWLWVPLLFKRRMLGTALLESVILVGFSGATVWAFAPIKAGAAAIFFPTFLWSVYLMLTSLFLWRRNAIVLKNG; this is translated from the exons ATGAAGTTCCTCTCCGCCGAAGTGCTGAGGATTTACGCCAAGTCTCAGGAGTCTGGACTCTCGACGGACAGTGCCGGAAAGATCGGACAGTGCGGCCTGAAGTGTCGCGTCATCATTCCC ctcaagaagtacaGCGTCCCCGTGGCAATCAGCGTGGTTCCCAACCTCGGAGGAGCTGTCTGCTCCATGTACCTTCGCAAGGAGTACCGTCACTGGTACGAG AACCTGCGCAAGCCGTCCTGGTGCCCCCGCCACTGGCTCTTCTTCCCGATGTTCAACGTGTGCTACGCCTGCATGGGGCTGTCCTCGTACATGGTATACGCGAACAACGGCTTTGAGGGCCCCGCCAAGACCGCGCTGCAGATCTACGGCACGCAGATGGTGCTCGCCTGGCTCTGGGTGCCGCTGCTCTTCAAACGCCGCATGCTCGGAACG GCCCTGCTGGAGTCCGTGATCCTGGTTGGGTTCTCCGGTGCGACGGTGTGGGCCTTCGCGCCCATCAAAGCAGGCGCAGCCGCCATATTCTTTCCCACGTTCCTGTGGTCCGTCTACCTGATGCTGACCTCGCTCTTCctctggaggcgaaacgccatcGTCCTCAAGAACGGCTAG